The Echinicola jeungdonensis genome segment CTTTCAATTGTTTTTCCCTAGAAATTGCCTCCTCAATAGAATGAAAACTTTCAAAATATACCAATTTACTCAAGTGATATCTAAAAGAAAATGAGCTCTTGATTTCATTATTCTTATGTTGATAAACCCGACTTTCCAATTTGGCCGTAACACCTACATAAAGCGTTGTATTATTTTTGTTTGTCATTATATATATACAACCTCCTTTTTTCATGGTACTTGGGTTTTAAAAAATGTCATTGATGATTGCCTACCTAGGTCTAGTCTCCGGTAGGTGAGATTGCCTGCCTACCGCAGGCAGGCTTCGGGGCATTCAATGGTTTATTTTGAAAAAACAACTTTAGTATGCCCCTCGCAATGACGTAGGAGAATGACGGTCTCGGCTTCGTAAACGTCACTGCGAGGAGGATGCCGATAGTTATCGGGAGACGACCGCGGCAGTCTCATTTTCAGTAGACGAGATTGCCGCGCCCTTTTCTTGCCCTCAATCTATCGCAAAAGGGCTCACAATGACGTTGAAAAAAGACAGTCCCGACTTCGTACACGTCACTGCGAGGACGACCAGTGGGAGGACGAGGCAGTTTCGTTCAGGACATGTCACTGCGAGGAGGAACGACGAAGCAGTCTCTCTTTTAAATGGGGATGCCATTTCAAGCTAAGCGATTCCGTATCCTGAATACGAGATTGCTTCAGTCGGCTCATTCTTCACCTCCTTCGCAATGACGTTGGAGAATGGCAGTTCTGGCTTCGAAAATATCCCTAGGCTT includes the following:
- a CDS encoding GIY-YIG nuclease family protein — encoded protein: MKKGGCIYIMTNKNNTTLYVGVTAKLESRVYQHKNNEIKSSFSFRYHLSKLVYFESFHSIEEAISREKQLKAGSRQKKLDLINSSNPEWKDLYDEL